One window of Quercus robur chromosome 5, dhQueRobu3.1, whole genome shotgun sequence genomic DNA carries:
- the LOC126728169 gene encoding TIR-only protein-like produces the protein MQRSPALIKSFISSKILHSLPKSQTRTISRSCDVFINHRGIDTKRTVAGLLYNHLSGMGLKPFLDSQNMKPGDKLFDKIDKAILNSKLGVAVFSPRYCESYFCLHELALIMESKKRVIPIFCDVKPSQLRVKDYGICPAKELQRFTWALEEAKYTVGLTFDTSRGDWSEFLRNASDAVMKNLLEVEDP, from the exons ATGCAGCGTTCACCAGCTTTGATCAAGAGTTTCATTTCCAGTAAAATCCTTCATTCCCTTCCTAAGAGCCAAACCAGAACAATATCACGTTCATGCGACGTGTTCATAAATCACCGAGGGATCGATACCAAGAGAACCGTTGCCGGGTTGCTCTACAACCACCTTTCCGGGATGGGGCTTAAGCCTTTCTTGGATAGCCAAAACATGAAACCTGGGGACAAGTTGTTTGACAAAATTGACAAAGCCATTCTAAATTCCAAGCTAGGTGTCGCCGTGTTCTCTCCTAGGTATTGTGAGTCCTACTTTTGTCTCCATGAGTTGGCTCTCATCATGGAATCCAAGAAAAGGGTTATACCTATCTTTTGTGATGTCAAACCCTCCCAGCTTCGGGTTAAGGACTATGGAATTTGTCCAGCCAAAGAGCTCCAAAGATTCACCTGGGCACTTGAGGAAGCTAAATACACGGTTGGACTTACCTTTGACACGTCAAGAGG ggattggTCAGAATTCCTAAGAAATGCTTCGGATGCAGTCATGAAGAATTTGCTCGAGGTAGAAGATCCTTAA